The Nicotiana sylvestris chromosome 6, ASM39365v2, whole genome shotgun sequence genomic sequence GCTTTTTTTATGTTAGCTCGTTCACTCTCTCGTGCGCACACGAGAGTGAACGAGCAaagttcttctctttttctttttcttctaggTCTCTCGTGCACTTCCATGCCTTTTTGCTATACTTCACTATTTTTTTCTCCAAGCTCTTTCTCAATAGCTCATTCACTCCCTCGTGTGCACGCGAGAGTGAACGAGCAAAGTCCTTCTTTGGTCTTTTAGTCACAAATTAACTTCTTTTGCTCACATTTCATTCAACTTGCTCCTACACGTAAGAATGCACGTAATGAGCATAATTTAGTACACAATCTCATGTAACCTACCGTAACCACACGAGTTATGAGATGAAGgtatacaaaaaaatatgaatttttggtcgtttatcaataccccacacataaACTCTTGCTCATCCTCGAGCAACTTTCTACAATTTACAACAACACGACCCTTTTAAGCAATTCTCATAACTCATCATatcaagaatatttaaaatagactaagcacaatagTATAACATcctcacctcaagatttgactcacaagcaccacacatttttcacaacctgctcacttactctaacatagaggtcaacgacattacctttcctttatgaatcaagtgccctcatacaacaaaagagagtagttccacacacataaaattcaagaacaattaggaacttaatatagaaagaattcactcactctcagaaacaaCATTCATACGCCATAAAAGATGAACCATATGCTTGCCCGTAgtatactactctactaatcgagctcattcagtcaaggatcaattcggactttaattggttgtaatgtaagctgcgagacgggtaggatacatttagatatactAGTGGCTACACCTTCCTAAgaactttaatacatatattttaacagttaaaaccccacacttatgtcaaaccataactccaccttcacattaaTGTACATTAACTCCATAATTGTTTAAGCTCAATTACATCAAGATACCATTATCAAGGAATATTTTCCacacaatacaactattttttttctttctttttcaattcaattggctcttactttttccaaacaatatatttttctccttattttattagttccactcaaaagccaaaccaacctccataacttttacaaagttcattacGATTCAattgctcatgagaggtgaaataACTGTGATACGTAACAATTAGGCggataaaatatatatatctggctcaacaaagaaatatctatatcacttccaagactgaacaaaattACTATTTCGCTTTACAAACACACGAGGCAAGTTCTAGATATCAAATTCAATGCATAGAATGACACAAACAAACCTCACACACACGGCACATAACACACTtaggattggactcatcaagacactctagtcaaaccagttaagcaaagttaagatcaaacaatttaaggtacttaaacaagagtcaaaaactgagcctaagtgtcacaaccaaagtactcactattctcaaggcataacaaagtcaagagatattgcttcaattccaATCATAGCACACCGACTCCAACTCCTTAAAAAACATAAATCTAGCTACACCTGGTTCAAAcaacacccttggaaaagaaccgtggtacaaagaaaaatcaagggggaattattacactaccttACGAAAGAAAATCTTCTTGTCTTTTTTCTTTCGACTTAAATCTCTCAATAAACCTGTCGAATGAGATCTATCATCGGGAGAAGTTTAATTTTTCTACTTTTTTCGGTTATTTAAAACTAGAACTACTACACTCAGAACAAGTACTACAACTAAGCTAAGATAGCACAGAAAATCACCCAGATAATCTCCTCACCCGCACTTAAAATTTTGCAATATCTTCAATATACACTATAAATAACAAGAAGGTAAAAGAGACTCTCTGGTAGGCTAAAGGCAAAAGAATTAGTAGCTCACGGGATACTCTAACTTCTCCCAGGTATGGTTCTTTGTGTgggcaccccacacttagttctcACCATCAAGCTCGCTTTTGCACTCTTCCAATGGCTTTGTTTCCTATGCTTATCATcctaaaaaatcaaaataaacactataaaataatataataaaaataaaaataaaaaagcagTAAaactgggttgcctcccaacaagcgcctgatttaacgtcgcaaaCGATGTAGGGCCTCGTTTACTCATCAGCGAGTAAAACATTGGTCTTCTCACGATCAATTATTCCTCCCCAATAGTGCTTGACTCTGTGTCCATTCACTAAAAATTTCCTTTCACCATTTAAAGCACGTAGCTCAATTTCCTGGCCAAACGGGCCAGACCATCTCGATTTTAACTTTCCAGGAAACAACTTGAGCCTAGAATTGAACAATAATACCTGTTGTCCTGGCTCGAAGCGACGTGGCTTGATACGCTTGTCATGCCATCTTTTCGTCTTCTCTTTGTATAGTTTAGCATTTTCATAGAGTGCAGCCTGAACTCATCTAACTCATTCAACTGCAAGAGTCTCTTCTCACCAGCGGCTTCAAGGTGCATATTCAACTTTTTAATAGCCCAATACACTTTATGTTCAAGTTCAATAGGAATGTGACATGCCTTTCCATAAATAAGCTTATACGACAATGCCTTAGTTGGAGTTTTATATGAAGTTCTATATGCCCACAAGACATCATCGAACTTTGCAACCCAATCCTTCCTATTCACACTCACCGTTTTATCTAAGATTTGCTTTATTTTTGTGTTAGACACCTCAAATTGTCCACTTGTTTGAGGATGATATGTTGTAGCAACTCTATGGCGGACTCCATATTCAGCTAGAAGGTTATTCAACAACCAATTGCAAAAATGTATCTCTTCATCAATAATCAATGCACGTGGAGTCTTAAACCTCGAGAATATGTTATTTTTCACAAATATAGCTACCACCATGACATCATTTGTTGGCAATGCGATCGCCTCTACCCATTTTGATACGTAGTCAACTGCTAGTAAAATGTATTTGTTTCCTTTGGACAATGGGAATGGTCCCATAAAATTTattccccacacatcaaaaatctCGACCTCCAGTATGTTATTCAAAGGCATTTCATGCCTCTTTGTGATTGTTCCATGTTCTCTGACACTGGTCACACTTCTTAACAATTGCATGGGCAGCCTTGAAAAATGTTGGCCAAAAGAAAGCAGATTGTAATACCTTTGTAGTTGTTCTATCGCCTCCCTGATGGCCCCTATAAGGTGATGCATGACAATCATACAACACTAATTCTACCTCCTTTCTGGAATGTATCTCATCATCAACTGATCAATATACTGCTTGTAAAAATGTGGTTCATTCCTATAGAAGAAGTTCACATCATGTAGAAACCCCTTTCTAGCTTCAGATTTAATTTCAGGAGAAAGTACCCCACTTACAAGATAATTCACATAGTTTGCGTACCATTGGGGAGGGTCTTGGGTGATAGCAAAAAGTTGCTCATCAGGAAATGCTTCTTTAATTTGTCCACCCTCTTCCACATGGTCGTAATTTTCCAGCCTTGATAgatggtcagctacttggttctctgtgCCCTTTCGATCTTGTATTTTTACATCAAATTCCTGCACCAACAAAACCCATCACATCAATCTAGCCTTAGATTCTTTTTCTGTAAATAGATACCTGATTGCTGCATGATCGATATGGACTATGACTTTTGTTCCCACTAAGTATGCCCAAAATTTCTCAAAGGCCCACACAATGGATAACAACTCCTTTTTAGTGGTAGTGTAATTCAGCTGTGCATCATCAAGAGTCTTACTCGCATAGTAGATGGAAAAAAATACCTTGTATTTCCTCTGGCCTAGACTACCCCAATAGTAtggtcacttgcatcacacataagTTCAAATGGTAAGGACCAATTCGGTGCCACAATAATGGGGGCAACCACCAACTTCTTTTTAAGCTCTTCAAATGCCTTAAGGCACGCGTCATTAAAATTGAAAGTTACATCCTTTTTAAGCAACCTGCACAAAGGAGtagcaatttttgaaaaatcctttataAAGCGCCGATAGAACCCTGCGTGTCCCAAGCAACTCCAGACACCCTTCACCGAAATGGATGGAAGTAATTTTTCAATCGCCTCCACCTTCGCCTTATAAATTTCAATGCCACTTCTAGACACTTTGTGACCCAACACGATGCCTTCCTGCACCATAAAATAGCACTTTTCCCAATTCAACACTAGatttgtttcttcacaacgggctaaCACCTTGATCAAATTCTTCAAATAGTCATCATAAGAAGACCGAAAGattgaaaaatcatccataaaaacTTTCACAAATTTTTCTACCATATAGGTGAAAATAGCCATTATGCATCTCTAGAAAGATGTTGGTGCATTACAAAAGACCAAATAGCATTCGCTTGAAGGTGAACGTGCCATAAGGACAAGAAAAAATGGTCTTCTCCTAATCCTATGGACATATGACAATCTGGTTGTATCCCAAATAACCACCAAGAAAACAATAATATTCATGACCCGCTAATCTGTCCAATATTTGGTCAATGAATGGAAGTGGAAAGTGGTCCTTGCAGGTTGCTTTGTTGAGCCTTCTATAATCAATGCAAAATCTCCACCCCGTTACGGTGCGAGTAGGAATTAGCTCATTTTCTCATTCTCTACTACAATCATCCCTCCCTTTTTAGGCACACATTGCACTGGGCTTACCAAGTTGCTGTCAGAGATAGGAAAGATGATACCTGTATCGAGCCACTTAATTACTTCCTTCTTCACGACTTCTTTCATAATGAGATTTAATCTCCTTTTCTACTAAACACTAGGGTGGTGTCCgtcttccaaaaatattttatgcATACAAAACGATGGACTGATTCCCTTGATGTCAGCAGTTGTCCACCCAATAGCCTTTATGCTAGCGAAGTACTCTGAGCAATTTTTCTTCTTGTATGTTAGTCAAGATGGATGAGATAATCACTGGAAATGTCTCAGAGTTCCCCAAATAAGCATAGCGCAGATGCACTGGAAGGGGCTTAAGTTCTAGCTTTGGAGCTTCTTTAATAGATGGCTTAGGAGGGGTCTGAGTGACAGGCCTATCCAACTCCTCAAATTTCCCAAACCCATGGACATAACTGCAAGACATGTCAAGTACTTGATCAATTTCTCCCATCATTTCATCGTCACGGTCTTCTTCATCCCTAGTCAAAGCTCGTTCAAGAGGATCTATGGGGCTTATATAAGGCACTAATGACGTAACATCACTTTCCACCACAGAAATCATAGATAACTCTTCATAGTGGGCTGACAATTTGAGTGCCTTATACACATTGAATACCTCCACTCGATCACCGACTCTCATTGTCATTTTTCCTTCGCATACATCAATAAAAGCTCAGCCTGTGGCTAAGAATGGATGCCCCAAAATTAATGGGACTTCCTGATCAGGCTTGTAGTCCAAGATAATGAAATTGGCAGGGAATATTAAAACGAACCCACTTGAACTGacacatcttcaatcactcctTCAGGATGAGCAAGGGAGCGATCAACCAACTATAAGATTACCATTGCTGGGCGTGGCTTGCCCAACCCCAATTGTCTGAACATAGATAGCGGCATCAAATTGATGCTCGCTTCATGATCACACAAAGCTCGCCCGACTGCATGCTTACCAATCAAACTTTAGATAGTGAAACTACTTGGATCCTTCAATTTTTGAGGTAGCTTGCTTTGGATTCTAGAGCTACATTCCTCAGTGAGCgccacattcttaaattcggtcAACTTGCTTTTATTTGCCACTATGTCCTTGATGTATTTAGCATATTTGGGCACTTCTTGTAGGATGTCTGCTAGTAGAATATTAATTTGCACCTACTTCAAAATATTAAGAAGCTTTTTATACGCAGCATTATCCTTCACTTTATGCAATCTTTGAGGGAACAGAGGTGGTGGCCTCGCAACTAATTGTGGGGTTTGCTTAGCCACCGCCTCTTCAGTTGGCTTCTCTGACTATTTTGATTTTTCTGATTCTGACTCTATAGTGGCCGACTTCTCATTAAAGGTcacttattttctctttttttgactGGACTTCTTCTAATTGTCTCCCATTTCTGAATGGCACAACATTAATAGATGCCTTAAGATTAGCCTCAGTTTCGCTTGGAAGAGCTCCAACTGGTCGAGTATTTTGGGAACTGGCAAGTTGTCCCATTTGTTGCTACAAACTTCTCAATTCTGTTGCATGGGCTTGCTGATCAGCCATCACTTTTTTCATCATCTATGCTGTGTGGGCTTGCTAGTTAGCTATCAATTTCTTCATCATTTCCTCAAGGTGACTTGTTGAGTTTTCATATTGTTCAGCCTGAGGTGGTCTATATTGTTGTTGAGGTGCTTGTGGTCGTTATTGATTCTGAGCACCTTggtttccaccccaagagaagttTGGGTGGTTCCTCCAGTTGggattgtaagtgttcccatactGCTTTGTCTGACTCCTATTTGCAGTACCCACAAAATAGACAGACTCTGGATTAACTTGGCATAAGTCGCTCATATGACCCTCTCCACATACTTCACAAAATAATTGAACTTGTTGCATTGGCTGAGCTTGTTAATAACCAAGGTCATCTGATTGACTTGGTTGGTCAATTTGGAAATCTATGCTGATAATGCAGAGACGACATCTAACTCGAGAACCCCTGCAGACTTTTGCAGTGTGTGTCTACCCATCTCTCCTTGCTAATCAGGATTGCTTTTGGAGAATTTGTTCAATATCAAATATATCTCATCAAAGATTTTCTCCAACACTTGACCTCCAGCTGCAACATCTACTGCAATCTTTCTCTAAGGATGTAGCTCTTCTGTGAAAGTGTGAGCTAACACTTCATTTGTCTGATTGTGATGAAGGCAGTCTCTTAGTAGCCCCTTGaaccttgtgagcacgtgatttttgttttcgcacgacaatcgctccaaaaagaaataaaaacaaatataattggccctgctgtacaatttcggatttttgtgcggcactttgttgatttatttgtgaccttagcccatttttatttatttactttattaaaataaaaatcaaaaaaaatatatgtgtcctgcataattcaaaccgtaatccggtcgttaaatagaaaatcatgaataggcattttcgtccgtgattttatttggtttgactttacctgttttgaaatactttagtgtgtgtgcaaataattgtattgagtgtgtatttaattttaaatttgattttttggcttagttttgttttaaaataaatcagaaataaataaataaataaaaaaataaataaataaaaaatagaccccttcccttccggacttgggccaattttaacaaaattggcccaaacaaacagcccaagacccaggcctgcccggtccaggccacctgatgcccaggacgtccaaacgacgtcgtttgagtcatacctgatctggaccgttgatctcagaatgatcaacggccaagatcaatcccccgtaacccaccaataaacccgacccgtctcacccggaccgaccccaaccctttacccttgaaacgacaccgttccacttaagctatcagatccagaccgtagatctagattgatctaacggtcgagatcaatccacccattaactatataaagtcataatcctaccctgcccccctatccgaaccccagccttcgtcttcaacctcatccccttcaaaccctagagccgcccttgtatcccccaccatgaaaaccggcggcatgaacaccggtgacctcgccatgaacaccatagaaccccctcaccaccctgaacatagacctgttgaccgtttggttcgaatcaccccccaggtcctcgaatcttcatttgaagattcgagtcaaactcgatctacaccaaacaaccccagcttcataccagacactccccggaccttcctcgtgaccaaaccat encodes the following:
- the LOC138871771 gene encoding uncharacterized protein; its protein translation is MTMRVGDRVEVFNVYKALKLSAHYEELSMISVVESDVTSLVPYISPIDPLERALTRDEEDRDDEMMGEIDQVLDMSCSYVHGFGKFEELDRPVTQTPPKPSIKEAPKLELKPLPVHLRYAYLGNSETFPVIISSILTNIQEEKLLREGIVLGHKVSRSGIEIYKAKVEAIEKLLPSISVKGVWSCLGHAGLLKKDVTFNFNDACLKAFEELKKKLVVAPIIVAPNWSLPFELMCDASDHTIGEFDVKIQDRKGTENQVADHLSRLENYDHVEEGGQIKEAFPDEQLFAITQDPPQWYANYVNYLVSGVLSPEIKSEARKGFLHDVNFFYRNEPHFYKQYIDQLMMRYIPERRLPMQLLRSVTSVREHGTITKRHEMPLNNILEVEIFDVWGINFMGPFPLSKGNKYILLAVDYVSKWVEAIALPTNDVMVVAIFVKNNIFSRFKTPRALIIDEEIHFCNWLLNNLLAEYGVRHRVATTYHPQTSGQFEVSNTKIKQILDKTVSVNRKDWVAKFDDVLWAYRTSYKTPTKALSYKLIYGKACHIPIELEHKVYWAIKKLNMHLEAAGEKRLLQLNELDEFRLHSMKMLNYTKRRRKDGMTSVSSHVASSQDNRKFLVNGHRVKHYWGGIIDREKTNVLLADE